The Bacillota bacterium genomic interval GCTTCGGCTCTGGGACCGGGTAGCGATTGTCTTGGGCAAGAAGATCTTCGGCCGACGCACCCAGCGTTGGGCAAGCAAAGGCAGGGGTCTCTACCACGCCTTCTACATACACTATGAGCATCCGGAGATAGGCGCAGAACTGGTGCGCATGCATGGGAGCGGCGAAACTCTTTGCGCCCTAATAGCCGGGCACCACAAAGCGCCATCCTCTGGCGATGCGCCGGAAGCAAAGCTGCTCTATTTTGCCGATCAGCAGCATTAGGAGGGGGAAAATGCCTGAAGCAGAGTTTTTCGGCGCCATTGCCGACTTGGTGCAATGGGGCCGTGTGGTTGTCGGGCACGATTATCATGGCCGGCAGGCAGAAAGTTACGATTTAACTCAGGCCTGGACAGGAGATCTCGACTACTACCGGCAATGGGCTGAGCGTCAGGGCGGACCGGTGCTGGAGTTGGCTTGCGGCACGGGCAGAATATCCCTGCCCCTTGCCAGGGACGGGGTTAGCGTAGTCGGTCTTGATCGTTCGCTTGACATGTTAGGTGTCTTTAAAGAAAAATTGGCCCGGGAGCCCGAGCCAGTACAGTCACGAGTGGAATTAATCCATGGCGACATGACGGATTTCTCCCTGGGAAGGAAGTTCCCTTTGATCATAGTCCCGCTTTATTCATTCACCCATTTGACCGAGAGCAGGGCACGAGAAAATTTTTTTGCCCGTGCCTGGAGGCATTTGCAGCCTGGGGGCGTCTTGGTTATGGAGTTGCCCGTCTGGGTTGAAGGCGAAGAGTGGACCGGGAATCACCCGCGCTTTAGCTATCATCGCCGCCAGGGGCTCAATCAGTTGGTCAGTTTTTATCAGACCAGGCCGCTGGCGCCCGGGCTTGTCAATCTCAATTTCTTGACCATACACTTGGAGGCAGAGGGCCGCGCCCGGGTGGAAGCAGTGGCCTGTAATGAGTACCGTGCCAGCCGGGCAGATTTGGCGGCCCTGACTGCTACTGCCGGCTTTAAACAGATGGATTTATATCGTAATTACCGGCATAGTCCGCTGCGCGCCAAAGATCACGCAGCTGTGCTGGTGGCTCGTAAATGACAAGGAGGTTTTTACTGTGGAGGTTTTATTTAATACCAAAATTAGTGATGAACATCTGGAGCGGGTGCGTGCCGGCTTTCCCGATTTAACGGTGCATCGCGCAGAATCGATTGATGAGGCGGAGGCGCTGATTGCCAATTGCGAAGTGCTTGTCACCTGGTGGAGCAATTTCGTCCCCGACTTGCTGCAAGCTCCTAAGCTTAAATGGGTGCATTCTTTGGCAGCAGGTGTCGACGGTTTCTTTTTGCCCCCAATAAAAAGTGGCGAGGTTTTGCTCACTAATTCCAGTGGAATCCATGGTCTGCCAATGGCCGAGCATGTGATGGCAATCATGCTGGCCTTTAGTCGCGGAATTTTCCGCTATGCCAGACAGCAAAAAGAACGGCGCTGGGAGCGTTTGCGTTTGTCTGAGTTAAACGGTAAGACCCTAGGCGTTATCGGCATGGGCAGCATCGGCCAGGAAATCGCCCAGCATGGCGCCGCATTTGGTATGCGGGTTTTGGGTGTCAAGCGCAACCCCGGCCAACAATATCCGGGTGTGGACCGTATGGTCAGCATGGAGGGCCTGGATATGGTGCTCAAGGAGAGCGATTACGTGGTTCTCTCAGTACCCCTGACACCGGAAACGGATAAGATGATTGGTCGGCGGGAATTAGAGCTGATGAAACCGGACAGCATCCTGATAAATGTTGCCCGCGGTGAGGTTATTGACGAAGCGGCGCTAATTGAAGCTCTCCGGGAAAACATTATCGGCGGTGCTGGCCTGGATGTTTTTGAGACTGAACCATTGCCTGAAAGCTCGCCGCTCTGGGAGTTGGAAAACTGCCTTATCACCCCCCATTGTGCAGCCCTTTCCCCCCAATATATGGCCCGGGCTGTGGACTTGTTTTGCCGCAATCTGGAGGCCTATCGCAACGGCCAACCGATGCCCAATCTGGTGGACCCCGTACGCGGCTATTAGGAGGCGGCATGAAACCGATAGTTGTACTGGGCAGCATTAATCAGGACCTGGTGTTTACACTCCCCCGTTTGCCCCGCCCGGGCGAAACTATTACCGCCGCCGATTTTCAGTTGTTTCCCGGGGGTAAGGGCGCTAACCAGGCGGTAGCTGCAGCCCGTTTGGGGGGGGATGTCTCCATGGTCGGCTGTGTGGGCGAGGACGTCTTTGGCAGGCAGCTGGTAGCGGGCCTGAAGGCGGAAGGGGTGGACTGTACTTATCTGCAAGTGGTCAGCGAGCCAACAGGGTGTGCGGGAATAGGCGTATTGCCCGATGGCGAAAACTCGATTGCGATCTATGGCGGGGCCAATGCCAAAGTTGTGCCGGAACGCCTGGCGCAGACCGTACCCATTCTGGAATCAGCAGGGGTGCTGATGCTGCAATTGGAGATTCCGCTGGATACCGTGGAGTGGGCGGCGCAAATAGCCGCTTCTGCCGGTGTTCCGATAATACTGGACCCTGCCCCGGCCCAGCCGTTGTCTCCTGGTGTTTTGTCATTGATAGATGTACTGACTCCAAATGCGGCAGAGGCCACGGATTTAACCGGCATCGATGTTCATTGCTGGAAAACCGCGGCCCGGGCCGCCACCAACTTGCGGGAGCAGGGGGCAAAGAATGTCCTGGTGACAATGGGCAAGTTTGGCGCTTATTTTAGCGGCCCTGACGGCGAAGTGCGGATAAACACGCCAGCTGTAGAAGCAGTCGATACCACAGCTGCTGGTGATGCTTTCGTTGGCGCATTGGCAATGGGCCTGGTTTACGG includes:
- a CDS encoding HDIG domain-containing protein, with amino-acid sequence MLTYRVRQFIAAVTARVSPEERAWVEQELASLQDLFFGMSVVDQRHCLDVAREALRRAGEKTNKKLLTQAALLHDCGKQAGELRLWDRVAIVLGKKIFGRRTQRWASKGRGLYHAFYIHYEHPEIGAELVRMHGSGETLCALIAGHHKAPSSGDAPEAKLLYFADQQH
- a CDS encoding class I SAM-dependent methyltransferase — translated: MRRKQSCSILPISSIRRGKMPEAEFFGAIADLVQWGRVVVGHDYHGRQAESYDLTQAWTGDLDYYRQWAERQGGPVLELACGTGRISLPLARDGVSVVGLDRSLDMLGVFKEKLAREPEPVQSRVELIHGDMTDFSLGRKFPLIIVPLYSFTHLTESRARENFFARAWRHLQPGGVLVMELPVWVEGEEWTGNHPRFSYHRRQGLNQLVSFYQTRPLAPGLVNLNFLTIHLEAEGRARVEAVACNEYRASRADLAALTATAGFKQMDLYRNYRHSPLRAKDHAAVLVARK
- a CDS encoding D-2-hydroxyacid dehydrogenase, which produces MLLPALNRWIYIVITGIVRCAPKITQLCWWLVNDKEVFTVEVLFNTKISDEHLERVRAGFPDLTVHRAESIDEAEALIANCEVLVTWWSNFVPDLLQAPKLKWVHSLAAGVDGFFLPPIKSGEVLLTNSSGIHGLPMAEHVMAIMLAFSRGIFRYARQQKERRWERLRLSELNGKTLGVIGMGSIGQEIAQHGAAFGMRVLGVKRNPGQQYPGVDRMVSMEGLDMVLKESDYVVLSVPLTPETDKMIGRRELELMKPDSILINVARGEVIDEAALIEALRENIIGGAGLDVFETEPLPESSPLWELENCLITPHCAALSPQYMARAVDLFCRNLEAYRNGQPMPNLVDPVRGY
- the rbsK gene encoding ribokinase; amino-acid sequence: MKPIVVLGSINQDLVFTLPRLPRPGETITAADFQLFPGGKGANQAVAAARLGGDVSMVGCVGEDVFGRQLVAGLKAEGVDCTYLQVVSEPTGCAGIGVLPDGENSIAIYGGANAKVVPERLAQTVPILESAGVLMLQLEIPLDTVEWAAQIAASAGVPIILDPAPAQPLSPGVLSLIDVLTPNAAEATDLTGIDVHCWKTAARAATNLREQGAKNVLVTMGKFGAYFSGPDGEVRINTPAVEAVDTTAAGDAFVGALAMGLVYGLPVDQAADIAAAAGALAVTKHGARPSLPTISALRKVVNTPW